AGATTTTGGTTAATATAAGAACTAAATTCACAAGTACGACAAAACTAGAACAACTAGTTTCCCCTATTGGGCCTAATCTACAACTTTTGTATACCATAGCTTCCTCTATCATACAACTAACCCCAGCAAAATCATCACCCCCAGATCTCTAAGTAGAAgaatgttgttgttgctgttgaaGACTCATAAGCTCAAGCTCCTTGTGTCGAATGAGCAAAACCATTCTCTCATTCTCAAGTCTCCTTCGTTCATTTTCAAGTTTGGCTCTCTCCATTTCCCTCTCCTTCTTGCTGCTAAACCTTGCCCATTTCAACCTTTGTTTCTCCAACTCATATGATTGACTCTGATAGTTCAATTGCTGCTCCTCCAACTGCAGTATCCTGTTTCTCATCCATTGCTTCTTCTCCCAAGCACTCCTACCCCCATCTTGGAACACACCATTCACCTCAGCATTCAGTTGCTGCATCATAACTGCTGACACACCAACTCCCCTCACTTTCCTTGCCTTCTTCCTCATCGACCTTCCATCATTATCATCCTCCATATCTTCATGTCCATGCCCCACATGACCCCTTGAACCACCTTCTCCTGAatcatcttcctcctcatcCGAATCATCCTCAGACTCATCATCCTCATCCGAATCATCTTCATTCTCTTCCCCATTTCCCATTTTCAACATCCTCAAACCCCCCAAATTCCCCACCTCTGATGAATGAAAACaatgttgctgttgttgctgctgctgaggctgttgttgttgttgctgctgagGCTGTACTTGAGCCTGAGCCTGAGCCTGAGACTGAGACACCTCACCCCCGGTCTCTCCTTGCTGTGGAGTATTGTTATTCACATGACCACAACTATTATGGTAAGCACACATTTCCCTGAAGAACAAATGTTTGGAATTGAGCAACTTCTTAACCTCCTCTTTCATCTTTGGTGACAACTCCATCGTCTCCAACAAACTCTGATTCTCCACAACCCTGCAAGCAGTTCCCTTCCCGAGAATATCATTCACCCTCTTATACCTCTTGTTCAAGTCATTGAACTTATCCTCACACTGTTGAGGAGAAACATAGAACCCTTTCTCCATCATAGCCCTCGACACCGACTTCCACTTCCCTTTCTTCTGCAGCATACCCGAGGACTTCTTCTTATCAGTCCCTTCCGAGCCACCCTCATCACCAATGTAATAAACCGCCATTATCAAAAGCCTCACCATAGTGTCAGTCCACTTCATTCTCTGCCACATCGACACCTTCTTCTTGGGGTCCGAGGTGTCATCATCATCGTCACTGAGGGCACTTTGTTGCTGTTGTTTGGTCTTGATCGAAGAATATTGAGGGTACGCTTGTTTGATCGATTGATTATGATGCTGATGATGTGGATCAGTGTCGTGGTGTGAGCCATAGGGAACCATCTGGGAGTGATTATGCAAATGGTGAGGGTTTTGCTGTTGCTGCGGAGGCAAAGAGTTCTCCACTCCCACCAACCCAGAGAACATTCCCGCGCCTAGCCCATTGGGTTCCATCAACAAGAAACCCCAGCTCTTGAAAACTCAACAAAACAAGCAAAAGCTACAAACTTTGGAAGAAATGCGCTTACCCTTAATCGaatagttgaaaaaaattaaaaaagaaaagaaaaaaggtggAAGAAGATGAAATGAGAGAGAAGGAAGGACAGAAAGTGAAACAGCAGTTTAGTACGGGATTACATAGGAGTTGATGATAGATTGTGTTGTCGGGGAAAGAGAAGAGTAAAGATAATATAAGAGAGTGTACTAATACATTGGGTTTTGAAGCAACTGGTTTTGTTGATGaaacagagagaaaagaaaactgCCCATGGTTTTGTGGTTGGGTTGGAGCGAGGGTTTAACCAACCCACAGGTTTTGTGCTAAAATTGAGGACTTACGCCATGCCACGCCGACTTATGTTGTATCTGCCGTTTCAAACCGCCAACAATGATATCATACCATAAAACTAAAACCATAAAATCTTACTATGTGCGCGCGCTGTCTCTTTCTctatctttaattttgattttattttatataattaagtttttataaacTTAACTCATACCAATGGAACATCCATATGAAAGAGAAGGATTTGGTTGTGCAAGAAGGGCCAATAGGGTGAGGGACTTGATTTTGATAGAGTTAGAAgaataataaagtaatattatttgggtttactttaatatcatttatccaatctaattaaatttagttgATTTAGGTTAAGTTAAagttatttatatgtttatttttatttagcaACTCAATCCAATCAAATTCAGTTAGATTAATAGTTGGATAAAAATCATTTCTAAAAAACTATCacatcttaaaataaaatacataaaaatgacAATGTTAGAATAATCTTtggattaaataatttaaaaaaaaatagaacttataaaataaaacacataaaaataataggtaacattaaattttatttatattataaaatataaaaggattTTGTATGATAAAATGATGagtaaatactattttttattatattgttgtGTTGGTTCGtcgaatttaaaatttataaattctgATATTTAATGCTCATGAAAtgaaagtatttaaattttctttgaaaaattttcaatatagcataaattagatttatttttaaatgatacatatatgttttatataatttttattatttttatcttacagATTAATTTGAGGATTATATTTCTAGAAAGATGCAAAcataataagaaacaaaaaaagttagaaaatgaTAGATGAATTCATTGATTCgaaaatcatataattcttttCATCATAGATCTTTAAGATTCATTGTAATACTCAATTCAGAGTGTATATTCTTGATTTTATGAAACCGcaatatttagtttttctattgacaataaataaagaacaaaaatgagtgaggaataatgttttaataacttttttattttttatttttaaatatctaacGATGAATactcaaaaataatttttgtataacaTGATCAATTAGtaacttttttatgtttgatgaattgcaataaacacaaatttataatttagttgtAGAGGTGACTTgagttgtctttttttttaaagttagcTGATTCATTCTTGGCTAAAAATTAGTTGAGTCGATCTTGACTGAAGATCGATTGAGTTGTTTTCAGTAGAAATTTAGTTAAGTtaaacataatcaaatattagaTGCAGTTCAACTGATTTAATTCGATCGAAGATCGATCGAGTCGACTTAGCTGAAGATCAATGTGTTGCTCCGGCTAAAGATTGGTTAAGTCGACTTAATTGATGGTTAACCAAGGTTGCCCACACACTGATCGATTGAATCATTCCAGCCAAAAGTTGACCAAGTTGACCAGACTGGTGATCAGTCGAATTTGCATGACCAAAAGTCGATTGAGTCAACTTGGCCAAAGATAAGTTGAGTTAGCTCAACCAAAGATCAGCTGAGTTAGCTTGACTGAAGATAGATCATGTTGGCTTGGCCAAAAATAGATTGAGTTGATCTAATCAATGGTTAACCCAGTTTACCCTCTCTAAGGTCATTTGAGTTGGCCATGCCAAATTTCGACCGAGTCAACCAAGTCGAATATCGACCGAGTCAACTCGGCCAAAGATCAACCGACTCGATTCGGCCAGAGAAGAACCGACACAACTCAGCAGAAGATTGACCAACTCAACCAAGTCGCTAGTACACAAAGTGTGCCCTTTTAAAGGTTAAATGCATCAGCCATGCCTAGGGTCACCCAAGTCGACCCAATTAATGATCGACTGACTCTACCCAAATGAATGTCATCTGAGCTAGCTTGACCGCATGTCTATTAAGTCAACCCTATTGAAGATTGACCAAGTCAATCAAGACAAAGATCAACCAAGACAACCTGGGCAAAGATTGATCAAGTCGGGCTGCCCAAAGATTGGTCAAGTCGACTTGGCCAAAGATTGGTCGAATTGGCTTGTCTGAAGATCAACCAAAACTATCTAAGCAAAGATTGACCAAGTCAGTTTGGCAGAAGATCGGGCCAAGTTGGACTTACCAAATATCGATTGTTTTGGCTTGGCTAAAGATCGATCGAGTTGATTAGGCTAAAGATCGACCAACTTTATTAGGTCAATGGTCAACCAAGTCTACCTTTTGAAAGTCAATTAAGTTGACCATAGTTATCCCAGACTGAAGGCTTGAGTCAAATCGAGTCAATGGTGGCCAAAGTTCTACTATAATTGACCCTAATCAAAGGTTGGCCTTAGTCAATCCTAATCGAAGGTTAGCCTAAAGTGGCTATGATCGAAGGTATTGTTTGTCACCTAGATCTAGCTGAGTTAATCAAGATCAATTTCAGTTAGCTTAAACCAAAAAATTAAGCTAAATCAACCTAAATCTAAGAATCAACCGAATTAACCcaaattatatctaattaacctaatatattatatcaatctcactaaatttaaaatcattaacaaCATGATTTTAATCTTGTTTCACTTTATATTAAATTGGatcagaaagaaaataaaatctaatgaAATGAATCTAAATTATACATctaatctattttattatatctatattcgactcaatattaaaaaatctaatCAATGTCTACGCTAAGTTTCTTGAGATTTGTTAGATAATAAATGCTTCTTAGATTTCTATACATCCCAACTTATCATAGAACATGCATTATTTATGGGTTAGATTAATTTACACTTGTTTTAACTGACAATATcgtttaagtaaaaaaaaaatatatttaataattttgtttagaaaattacaaaagtagataaattataaaaaaatttaaaagaggaTAAATAATGCTTAAAAAGCACAACTTCGTCTTAGAGAAAAAACTTATTTCAAATTGAAAGTTTTTTAAGATAGAAGTATGTGTTTAAAATTCACAATAGCATCtcatattgtttttattgaaattgtaCTTATTAGGCTTAATTAATCCTATTTTCGACCATTTTGTTCAATGTGATCttcattttattatgtattcaatttgatttctattttagtaaattttgtttaatttgacaAGTCTTTATGATGCCATCtaaattgttattaaagtgTGAGGGTGAACAATTCTTGTGATATGATGATACTTTATCTGAGGTGTGTGTTATAACATGACCTTTCTCTTGTTATTCACAAATGTTAAGGGTTCTTTGAACTCATGACGGTTAGAGACACTACAACTGTCATCAAAAACCCTAAAGAGAAGCTTGATAGTCCCAAAAAGGCTTAATAACCCTAAAGAGAAGCTTGATAGCCTTAGAGAGAAGTTCGACAACCCGAACAAGAAGCTTGACAACCCAAACAAAAGTTTGACACCTCTGGATAAAAGCTCAATAATCCTAGAGAGTAGTTCGACAATCTAGAGAGAAGCTcgaaaaccctaaaaaaagaTTTTCACTTTATTGTGAAAAATGATgatgaatgaagaagaataaCAAAATTTGTAACTGAGAAAAATGATGGTAATGATGACTAGGTTTattttgaagatgaaaaatggaagggAGACAAAAAGTACAAATTGATGAACGAAGCGTGTATGAGATAGATGATTGTTGATAATGGAAAGGAATTGAGAAGTGATAGTTTTTTGGGAAAAAAATTGATTGGGAAGGGGTTGAAAAAATTTTTGATGCAAGTTTAGGGATTTCACGTGCATGAGGGTTTCACATTTGCGTTTATAGTGAAGGTCAAACAGTGACTGAGTGTTTGAGGTGGATTCACATTTCGTGGTGGTGTCGTAGAGAGATATGATAAGAGCATGGTTGTTCAATGATGGAAGTGTAATTCTAACACATATTTGTTTATGTCTCGTGGTAGACCATGATGTTTTATGATTCACATAGGCCACGAAAAAAAATCGTACACTTCATTTGAATAGTGTCAttcttcatttaataatttgGATGAGGtcatgaagaaaattaaattaaataaaataataaaaaaattgaacgtaaaaaaaataagatgttTACTTTTTATTCCTTTACGAAAGTTGTAGTTTAACAAGGATGATTTCtgcataaaaaagttatataaaatgtatcaaacacattttttatatgaggaaaaataaaaaattaaaatcatattagtagaatttttctttgatataaATTCATGATGGTTTGATCATTCTCGTAGTCCCTATTTATGTTGGGTTTTCTCAAATAGGttcctttcttatttattttttcccaATTGGGTTCCTAAGAGTGAAAATTATAAGCAATTAACTCTATCGTTAAATTGGGTTAACGAGATTTACTTTCAGGTGACTTGTTAGTGTGAACTAGAATAACTTAATGACGTGACATATGCATAGCCTCTTAGGTGATAAACATGGTATTgttcgtatttttttttcagggTTATGTTATGAGTTGTTGAAGAATTTCTATGGGTCATTCATGTTCCTCTTCCACATGCAATGAGTGTCGAAAGCAATATCGTAGAGTCAATTATCACGAAGACGAAGGTTAGAAGTGGAACGATGTATCACTGATTTGCTATTGTGAAGAGAAAGCAGAAACAATCGAGACAAACAATTATATGGGGTTGCCCTAAGTACAaggtaaaatttgtttaatctttttttagtaCTGATTGATTGTGTTTGGTTGGTTGAAAAATAGAGTtttgatttgttgtttttgatgattttttgaAATAGAGTGGAAGTGAAAATGTTGGATACAACTATTTAAAATGGTGCAGTGATATTGGATTTGACGAAAGTGATAACTATGAGAAGTTTGACGTAAAGGATGAGAGGTTGATGAAGACTGAAGAAAACGAAGGTGATAAGAAAATCATGGTTCATTTGGAGAAAGTTGTTGGGTCTTCAAACGTAGACAAAATTGTTCATAGGGGTTGTTACTATTCTAtatgtaatgaaaattattgtAGTTGTAATGTTGATGGGAAGGGCATGATGTGTTGTAGGTGTAATGTAGGCAAGTTGAATATAGTTAAGATGTGTTGCAATGTATTGAAGGTGTTGTAGATGTTTGATGAAATGGTCTCTCTGATTACTTACATGCTTAAAGTTCACATTATATACCTatagaagaagatgaaatgGTCTCTCTGATTTCCTACATGCACTTCATATACGAGTTGGCTTTAATAGAGATCTTATATGTATTGTCCAGGAAATAATAAGTGAGGTTAACATTAGTATGACTAAAACAAGATGACGACCTTTACTAACTAAATAGGTTAggcaaaatattttaaatcatgaTAGCTAAAACAGGATGAGGACCTTCACCAACTAAATAGGCTAAGTTTTGAACAGagataaatatttcatttcatcTGACTTTTTCAAGGAAAGGTTCTTTTACATAACAAAgataaatatttgatttctGATGCCTTTAGTTTTGAAAGAGTATAGTTAACTATAACAAATTAATTCTATAGCTATTTTCaagataaaatttaagaacACGTGATAAATACAAGTAGTGACTGATAGCATAGAACAACTTGGGCTCATGACAGTTTGAACTTGGACATAATACTAGTGTACTAAAACAGCAGTTCAAAATCTAATATCAACTTGGACATAATACCATATGCTATATTAATACCAAAATGTAGTCATCCATTACAAGCCATTGTACAATACTAGTGTAGTAAAACAAAGTTAAGAATGTGATATGAACTTGGACATAATCTGATATGAACTAGAATATAGTCATCCATTACAAACCATTCTACAAAAACTATAATGAAAAACATTGTTCACTAATATAGTCATCCATTACATATGCTTTCATGTATTTCATTGTTCATTAATCATCTCCTTCTATGGTTGACCTTCTTCCGCATGTGGTTCACCTTAAGACAGTGTGTTCTGTTGTTGATCTTGGTCGGACTACACTACAGGTTGTTCAGTTATTGTGGGACAACATGTCTTGTTGTGGCCCACTTCCCTACATAACCTACATCTTTTCAACAATCCACCTTTTGTCATTCTTGTTGAATCATTTCTCATCTCCCACTGCTCtaacctccttttcttcttaagTAGACCTgacaactttcttttttatggaGGCATGACATTAGGAATTGGGTGATCTCGCACAGGTTGTTCCCATTAATAGGATAAATAGTGGAGGAGTAAATTTCTTTGTAGGTTGACTTTTGAAAGCAAGAAGGTATGTAGTCCTTTCCATCTATGTTGAGAAACTTCATTGTTGCCAGTGCATGACAACAAATATTCCAATGGTGCTCCATTTTCTACACGAGCATGCATATTCATCTATGTTCACCACAAACTTGTCCCCACCTTGTGACACGTGTCGAACTTCAAATAGCTTGTTTGCAGACCAATTgtcaacacaacaaaaaaattagtaaTGTAGTGCAAATTATGAACAAACTAAAACATTTATCAGAATTGATGAATACCtgagaatttaatattttgttaattgtgCCTCCTTTCGTAGTCTATTGAGGATTTTTGGACAAATTCATGATTCTAATGAACCTATCCTTGACCTGTTGGTGACCCATCTATTCATCGTGTAAACTCGAATGTCCTTCAACATCGTAATGATGGGTTTTGTCCTCGTATGAACCAATACACTATTAAAGGCTTCTGACATGTTATTAACCATGGTATCACATTAAGGTGTGCTTGTGAACCTTGATCTTGACCAATATCTACAATGAAAGAAACACTGTCAATATGTACATTAATGGCAACCTAAAGGAAAAGTTAAGTCACACATGCAAACCTTGGAGGAATAGCTATCAAGTGCCTAAACGCGTCTTGGTTGACCTCTTTTATACTTATCATCTCCTTCTCTCAGTTTTGTAGGTGGGTTGTTGTAATTGCCTTCTACGTTAGACGTTTTAGATTTTTTCCAGagaatttcttcttaaaatTGGCATACATGTACCTTAAACAAAATCTCTGCGCAACTCCATGAAGTAAATCTTGTACAATTGGCAATAGTCCTTATCAGATTCAACATTAAGTTAGATGATTTTGGTTTTCATACTATGCATTTGAAgtaaaagattttgaaatataatggaATTTACCTTTAGTTGAGCTATTATAAATGTAATTGAAGAACAAATTTTAGGTCCACCAAGGTCTTCAATGAGAAGCTCCATAAACCACGTTTAAGTGTCCTCGTTCTCCACCTCTACCATGACATGTGCAAGTGGTAACATTTGGTCATTGGCATCTCAACCAACAAAAGTTAACGACTCGCCACCATGTTTGCCTTTCAAGAAAGCTCGATCAATGCCAATTGTCAATACCAAATTTCGTCCGGATTAGTTTTAGGTCTTATGTTTCTATCCTGATTTTCATTATTCAtttacttgttttaattttattccttcttctttatttctttttattttttactttaagtatcctatcttatttttctttttgtttctctattcataatttttattctttggttttgtcttttctttttattattagttttaatataattaaaaaaaaaaaaagaaagaacaaaaagagGCTTGCAACGCTTTGGCTGAGGAGAGGCCACGTGTGCAAAATGACAAGGGGGACAAGTGGTCTAGGGGAAAAAAGGGAGAGGCACATCACCCAGCACAGACACTCCACCCTCTGCTCTGCAAAAACCCGTAACTCCTCCACCTCTGCAGAAATGGATGCTTCACACACATGACTCTCACGCGGATGGATTCCGTGATtggaaagatgaaaaaaaaaatccaccaaAGCACTAAAAGCTCAACAGAATGATCTCCTCTGGAAAGGAATTCCTAGCTCAGGCATAACAGAAAGGGATCCTTCTACGACACAGAAGGGGATTCACGCTCAGACTTCCCTTTTGCTCTTGGACTCCTCTGCTCCTCCCATCCAGAACGACCTTTACAAACATCACACACCTCCAACAAAATCATCTTTCTCGTCCTTTTTCCCTTCCATCTCCTTCGATACACTAAAAACAAAGGTACCCACCATTTTTCCCAATCTCATCAG
This genomic interval from Vigna radiata var. radiata cultivar VC1973A chromosome 8, Vradiata_ver6, whole genome shotgun sequence contains the following:
- the LOC106771400 gene encoding putative uncharacterized protein DDB_G0287113 produces the protein MEPNGLGAGMFSGLVGVENSLPPQQQQNPHHLHNHSQMVPYGSHHDTDPHHQHHNQSIKQAYPQYSSIKTKQQQQSALSDDDDDTSDPKKKVSMWQRMKWTDTMVRLLIMAVYYIGDEGGSEGTDKKKSSGMLQKKGKWKSVSRAMMEKGFYVSPQQCEDKFNDLNKRYKRVNDILGKGTACRVVENQSLLETMELSPKMKEEVKKLLNSKHLFFREMCAYHNSCGHVNNNTPQQGETGGEVSQSQAQAQAQVQPQQQQQQQPQQQQQQQHCFHSSEVGNLGGLRMLKMGNGEENEDDSDEDDESEDDSDEEEDDSGEGGSRGHVGHGHEDMEDDNDGRSMRKKARKVRGVGVSAVMMQQLNAEVNGVFQDGGRSAWEKKQWMRNRILQLEEQQLNYQSQSYELEKQRLKWARFSSKKEREMERAKLENERRRLENERMVLLIRHKELELMSLQQQQQHSST